GCAACTGGGCAAAGACCCCGGCGAGCTGGCCGTCATAGCCCGCCGGGTTGCCAACGGAGATTACGATATTGACGATGGCGGCGCAAAAACCGGCGTGTATGCGGACATGGTTTCCATGGCGCAAACGCTTAAAGAAAACATGGCGAAGGCGCACCATGAATCGGAAAACGCCAGGCAAAGCGCCCTGCGGGCTGAAGAAGCCCTGCGCCAGGCGGAGGCGGCTGGCCTTGAAGCGCAGCGCAAGGCCGAAGCAATGAGCGCAGCTTCTGCTGGCCTCCAGCAGGTTGCGCAGGTGGTGAGCGATGCTTCAACGCGACTGGCTGCGCACATTGAGCAGTCTGACAAGGGCGCATGCGACACATCGCTCAGGCTGACAGAGGCCGCCAGCGCCATTCAACAGATGAACAAAACCGTGCATCAGGTGGCGCAAAACGCCGCAGCTGCCAATGCCGCTTCGCTCGAAACCCGCCAGAAAGCCGAGCAAGGCGCTGAAATCGTCAAGCGCTCCTTGCACAGCATCAGCGAGGTGCACCATGTTTCGCTGGCAACCAAGAATGATATGGCGCAGCTGCGGGAACATACGCAAAACATCAACCGCATCATGAACGTTATTTCGGATATTGCCGACCAGACCAACCTGCTCGCCCTCAATGCCGCCATTGAAGCTGCCCGCGCGGGCGACGCCGGGCGCGGTTTTGCCGTGGTAGCTGATGAGGTACGCAAGCTGGCGGAAAAAACAATGGCTTCCACCCATGACGTGGCCAACGCCATCACGGCCATTCAGGACAGTGCCGCAAAGAGTATGGGTTCTGTGGACAACGTTGCCCTTCAGATTGAGCAGGCCAATGATTTTGCACAGCAATCCGGGCAGGCGCTGACAGATATCGTTGTGATGGTGGAGTCCACCTCCGATCAGGTTACCGCCATCTCTTCTGCCAGCGAGGAGCAGTCTGCCGCCAGCGATCAGGTCACAAGCGTTATTGACCAGATCAATGACATGTCCCGTCAAACAGCCTCTGCCATGCGTGCAGCCACTGAGGCGGTGGAAGATCTTGCGGCCCAGGCAAACGGGCTTTCAGGCCTCATTGCGCAAATGCGAGCCCGATAGTCATTTAGGGGCATCCTTGCCTGTTGCAACATACGTTGCAAAAAAAGCCGACCTCCAGGTCGGCTTTTTTTGTTTATGAACAGGGATAATACTATCAACTCAGCAATAAAACCTGCCAGAGATGTTCCCAATACAACATGCATTGCCACAAAAGCCCCATATCATTTTTTGACATTGACCAGCCACATTGTGCATAGCATGCAACACCACCTGTGGGGAGATCGTCTGCCATGAACCTGAGAGCACGTCTGATTCTGTCTTTCGGAAGTATAATTATCATAATGTTAATCACGTCCGGCCTGACCATCAGGAATCTCACCCGCATGAATGCCGAGATCGCATCCATAAACAGCACCTGGATTCCTGTAGGCACATCCATCCAGAGCACCTATGCCCTGCTGTTTTCTTCCAGAGGGGATCTTTCAGCCATTACAATGCTGCACGACCCCAAGGAGATAGAGAACTACAGCGCGCATATGACAGGGCTGCTGCGGCGCATAGGCAACAGCAAAAAGGCTTTTGCTATCGCCCTTGAAAATATGCCGCCGTCAGACCGCAAACAGGCTATTGTGGACATAACAGCCCAGATAGAAGCGCAATCAGGCCAATTTGTAACCATGCGCAAAGACCTGCTAGCTTTTATCAGAGCCGGAAAAAATGAAGAAGCCGCCCAGTTGCTTGCCAACAGCCGCGCCCCCTTTCTCAGACTGGCAGACCTCTATGAACAGATTGCCAGCCTGAGCAACGAAGGCGCAAACATTGCCATTACAAGCGCCAGCAGTGTCAGCGAACAATCAATTATTTTTTCATCAGGGTTATTCCTGGTTGCTGTATTTATTGGCATGGCTGTCATTCTGCTTCTGCTCAGGGTGGTCCATAGCCAGCTTGGCAAAGACCTAGGAGAACAGGACAGCATAGCCAGGCGCGTGGCCCAGGGGGACTATGCCCTTGACGATGATGCTGCAAAGCGCGGCGTCTACGCCTCAATAATTGCCATGGTGCAGGCGCTCAAAACCCACATTGAAAACGCCCAACGCGAATCTCTGGCGGCACAAGAGCAGTCGGCCAAGGCAACAGAAGCCCTGCGCCAGACGGAAGCCGCCAATGCAGAACCCAAAACAAGAGTGAAACTCTACGTGCAGCAGCTGCCAAACTTCAGGAAGTGACTCATGCAGTGAGCACAGCCACCGCGCGCCTGGCCACGCAAATCGAGCAGTCGGACAAAGGTTCGCAAGAAACAACGGGCAGGCTGAGCGAGGCGGCTTCTGCCATGCAGCAGATGAACGCAACTGTGCAGGAAGTGGCGCGCAACCCGTCCATTGCCTCGCAAGCCTCCACAGAAATCCGTGCCAAGGCCGAGAATGGCGCGGAGATCGTCAAGCGTTCGCTGCACAGTATTGATCAGGTGCACGTAGCGTCCATGACGCTCAAGGATGACATGGCTCTACTGCGGGAGCATACGCAGAACATCAACCGCATCATGGGTGTTATTTCAGACATAGCCGACCAGACCAACCTGCTGGCGCTCAATGCCGCCATTGAGGCCGCCCGCGCGGGAGAGGCCGGGCGAGGATTTGCCGTGGTTGCTGATGAAGTACGCAAACTGGCCGAAAAAACAATGGCCTCCACCCAAGACGTTGCCAGCGCCATCCAGTCCAGTGCCGCCCAGAGCATGGATTCTGTGGACAGGGCGGCTAAACAGATTGAAGGAGCCAACACCTATGCCAGCCTGTCTGGTGCGGCGCTGGCCGACATTGTTGCTACTGTCGAGAGCACTGCCGACCAGGTCAATGCCATTGCAGCCGCCAGCGAAGAGCAGTCTGCCGCAAGCGATGAAGTGAGCGGCGCCATCACGCAAATCAGTGAGATGGCGCGCCAAACGTCCGAAGCCATGAGCGAGGCGGCGGAGGCCATAACCAACCTTTCAGCCCAAGCCAGCAACCTCATGCAATTGGCAACGGTCATGAATCACGATTGATCCCGCCCCGCGGCGGTGTCCCCCATATACTGCATGGCAGGTACAAAGCGGTGGTTCAGAAAAACCACCGCTTTGTTGTATATTTTGTCCTTCATACTACTGAAAAAATTTAGCACGCTCTTTGCATAAGTTATACATTCATCGCAAGTGCCTGTAGCACAAACCCAGGAGGTGAAAACCTATGCGACTGATTGTAAAACTTGGACTATCATTCTTTTTCATTACACTTGTTCTGCTTGCGATGAGTGGCATATCAATCAAAAACATTTCTGCAATGAATAAAAGATTCATTGAAATAGATACATCTTTGCTCCCATCTCTCATAGAACTTCAGGAAATGCATCTGAAATTCTGGATTATCCGCTCTGACGTATTGGCGCTTATTTCACAAACATCGCCCTCAGAGATAGAGCGCTATTCCTCCAACATCACCAACACCATGGATTCCATCAGGGAAAATCACGACAGATATTTTGCCATTGTTGGTGAATCCGAAGACCAGCACCATGTTGCTGCAAAGGAACTTATAGAAAAAATTGATGTAATTTCACGCAAGCTTAACACAGTACGCAAAGAAATCCTTGCATTTGTGCAATGTGAAGAACGTGGAGAGGCAATAAATATATTTGAAAAGAAATACACGCCATTATTTAACAGTATTGAGCCACTCTATGAAGAACTGATGGTACTTACCAAGTCAGACAGCAAACAGGTATCTGCCGAGGCAGTTTCCACAGGCGAAAGCGCAGTAAAAGGCGCATATGCGCTTAGTGCTGCCGCAGTATTTTTCAGCATCATCGTTTCTCTTGTGCTTTCTCGCTCCATAAAGCATCAACTTGGCAAAGACCCCGGCGAACTCCAGGCTGTGGCAAGCCGTGTTGCCGCCGGGGACTATGACATTCACGACGCGAATAGCGACAGTGTTGGCGTGTACGCTTCCATAGTCGCCATGGTGCAGGCGCTGAAAACTCACATTGAAAGCGCCCAGCGCGAATCGCTGGTGGCGCGGGAACAATCGGCCAAGGCAACAGAAGCCCTGCGCCAGACCGAAGCCGCAAATATGGAGGCCCAAAGCAAAAGCGAAGCCCTGAAGGTGGCCGCCGCCAGGCTTCAGGAGGTGGCCCGGATAGTGAGCGCCGCCACAGCGCGACTGGCCGCGCAGATCGAGCAGTCAGACAAGGGCGCGCAGGAAACCTCGGGCAGGCTGGGCGAGGCGGCTTCTGCCATGCAGCAGATGAATGCCACAGTGCAGGAGGTGGCGCGCAATGCGTCCGTTGCCTCGCAGGCCTCCACAGAAACCCGCGCCAAGGCGGAAAACGGCTCAGAAATCGTCAAGCGCTCGCTACGCAGCATTGATCAGGTGCATCAGGCATCCATGACGCTCAAGGGCGACATGGCCCAACTGCACGGGCATACGCAAAACATCAACCGCATCATGGGCGTTATTTCAGACATAGCCGACCAGACCAACCTGCTGGCGCTTAATGCCGCCATCGAGGCTGCCCGAGCGGGCGACGCCGGGCGGGGATTCGCCGTGGTGGCAGATGAAGTGCGCAAACTGGCGGAAAAAACAATGGCCTCCACCCATGATGTTGCCAACGCCATCAAGGCTATCCAGTCCAGCGCCACCCAGAGCATGGATTCTGTGGACAGGGCCGCACGACAGATTGAAGAAGCCAACACCTATGCCAGCCAGTCTGGTGCGGCCCTGAGCGATATTGTGGCCACGGTCGAGGGCACGGCGGATCAGGTCAACGCCATTGCCGCCGCCAGCGAGCAGCAGTCTGCCGCCAGCGATGAAGTAAGCCGAGCCATAACGCAGATAAGCGAAATGTCGCGCCAGACCTCAGCCGCCATGCGCGAAGCTGCGGATGCCGTGGCCGAACTGGCGGGGCAGACCCAAAACCTCATGGATCTCATGTCCAGCATGCAGCAGTAGCACAAAGAAAGGGGCTGTTCCGGCAGCGCAATGCGCATCTCTGCCGGAACAGCCCCATCGGCCCGAAATATTTTTTGTCTACGGCTCTTCCGCCACGGCAGGCTTGCACCGCCTGCCCAGCCAGCGGGCGATCACAGGGGGCAGCCAGCCAGCGCCCTTTTGCCCTGCCCCGGAGCTTCATCCCTGCTTGGCGTGTACTGCCTTTTGACAATATAGACGCCTGCCAGCACCACCGCTATGCCCAGAACTTCCAGACCCGACAATTTCTCTGTAAATATGGCCCACGAATACACAGCCGCAATGGCAGGCTGGCAAAGACAGATCACCGCAGAAAGGTTGACGCTGAGCTTGCCCTGACAATGCGTGAGCATGTTGTGCCCTATCACCTGTACACAGAGCGTAAGAGCCAGTATGGGCCACAAATCGTCCCAGCTTCGCGGAATCTGCAAGCCCTCCACAGCCCATGAGGCAAAAAACAGGCCCACGAGTCCGCCAACGGCACTGCCAAGCATTATGACGCTGCTCTCCATCCTGTCGCGCAGGCGGTAGGCAATAAGCAGAAATCCCGCGTAAAAAAAGGCCGCAGCCAGTGCCAGAAAATCGCCAAAATAGTTGCCCGGCACAGGGCTGGCCTTGCCCCCCACCAATAGCACCACCCCGGCAAGGGTAACAGCCGCGCCGGGAATGAACAGCCTCGGCAGCCGCTCGTGGAACAGAAAGTACGAAACAGGAATGACCGTGAACGGCGTCAGATTGGTGAGCAGGTTGGCATTGGCAACTGTTGTGTAGCTGAATGCCGTGTTCCACAGGGCTACGTCGCCCGCCAGAAACAGGCCGGATAACAGCAGCAGGACAACATCCCTGCCGCTGAGCCGCCCAAGCCTGCCATAGGCCAGCGGCCAGAGCAGAGGGATGGAAAACAGCATGCGGTACATCCCGGTATTGATGGGGGACAGGCCGCTCTGCCGCACAAATATGCCCCCGGTGGCCAAAAAGGCCACTGCCAGCACCGCCAGCAGAACGTATCTTGTGCCGTTCCCCCGCCGCATTCCGCCCTGCGGCGCAGTATCGCCTTGCGTGGACATGGAGCCTCCCATCCTTTTGTTGTGTTTGCTGCTCCCTTTGATACAGTGGACATGGCACCATCAAAAGTGCCACATGACACATATTTTATGGTGCCACCTGGGAGCAGACATGATCAGCACGGGCAAGGACGGCTCCGGGCCGCTGTATTTGCAGATATACAGCCAGTTGAAGCAGGATATTGCCTGCGGCGCGCTTGCAGAAGGCACAGTTCTGACCGGCAGCAGGATGCTGGCATCCATGCTGGGGGTCAGCCGCAATACTGTGGACAATGCCTATAGTCAACTGGTAGCGGAGGGCTACATAGCTGCCCGCAGGGGTGTGGGCTTTGTGGTGCAGCATGTTCCCAGCATTGACGCTCCAGCCGCGTCACCCGGGCACGCAGCGCCGCAAACTACGCAACGCCCCTCGCAGCTTGAAACATTTGCGCACGGGCAGCCCCTGATTTACGACCTGACAAACAGCAGCCACACCGTTGATCTTTTCCCCAAAAGCCTCTGGAAAAAATACACCTTTGAATGCCTTGAGATGCTGGAGAGAGAAGAAAAAATCTCTGCCTTGCAGGTCATGCAGGGCGAACCCTACCTGCGCAAAAACCTGCTGGCCTACCTCAAGCGCATTCGCGGCGTGAACTGCACGGAAGACCAGATCGTCATAACCTGCGGTTTGCAGCAGTCCCTGGAATATCTGTGCAAAATAGCAGCTCAGCGCGGGCAGAAAATCCTGATGGAAGAACCCGGCTTCAACAAGGCGGCTGCCGTGTTCCGCAACAACCACCTGCCTATCGAGACCGTGCCCGTGGACGATAACGGCTTGAAAGTGGCCGACCTGCCCCACAGGCCACAGGCCTTTGCCATCTACACCACGCCGTCCCACCAGTTCCCCACAGGGGTCACGCTCCCCATCGGCCGCAGGCATGCCCTGCTGCGCTGGGCGCAGAGCAACAACGTCTACGTGCTTGAAGACGACTTTGACAGCGAGATGCGCTACTATTCCAAGCCCATTCCTTCGCTGCAATCCATCGATACGGAAGCGCGGGTCATCTACCTTGGCACATTTTCCAAGGGCATATCCCCTTCCATCCGTATGGGGTACATGATTCTGCCGCCGCAGCTTGCCGCCGCCTTCCACGAAATGTTTGACGAATACAACAGCACCGTCCCCGTACTGAACCAGTACATCATTGGCCGCCTGCTCGAAACCGGCCAGTACGACAGACACATCCGCCGTCTGAGCCATGTGTTCAAAAACCGCCTTGAGCTGTTCATTCAGGAATTTTCCCGCCTGGGATCGGGCCTGCGCATTACAGGCAACGGCACCGGCCAGTATTTTCTTTTGCGCTTTTTTGCCGGTACAGATCAGAAGCTGCTCATAAAAAAAGCCCTGGAGCAGGGTGTGCGCGTCTACCCCACCATGCAGTTCTGGCAGGACAAGGCCGAATGCCCGCCGGACACGCTGTTTCTGGGTTTTGGCAAAATTCGCCTTGAAGACATACCAGATTGCGTGACGCGACTTAAGATTGCCTGGGCGGAATGGCTGCATTGAAAGGGGGCAGATAGCCGCCACACCGGGATGACCAGGCGGATGACCCGCCAGAACACTTCCGCATCCTGAATGCAAGAGGGCCTCTGCACGGCTTTGCACCGCACAGAGACCCCTAAGTGTTGCAAAAAAACAGCCCCTAGTTTTTCATGTCCACAATCAGCTCGGCCAGCCCCCTGGCCTGAACTGCCAGATCGGCCACGGCCTTTTGAGCCTCATTCATGGCTTCTGCCGTCTGGTGGGCAACCTGTGTGGCATCATCAATTGAATGATTGATTTCTTCGCTGGCGGCAGACTGCTGCCCGCTGGCCTCGGCAATGGCGTTCACCTGGCTGGCGGTAGCCTCAACGGTAGCCACAATTTCTTCCAGAGCCTTGCCCGACTGATTGGCAAAATCCGTGGCCTGCTCCACCTGCCCCACGGCACTGTCCATATCCGAAACGTTCTTGGCCGTGCTTTCCTGAATGGCCTTGATGGCGTTGCCCACATCCTGGGTTGAGCCAAGGGTTTTTTCCGCCAGTTTGCGCACTTCATCAGCCACCACGGCAAAACCGCGCCCGGCGTCGCCCGCGCGGGCAGCTTCAATGGCGGCATTGAGCGCCAGCAGGTTGGTTTGGTCCGCGATATCGGAAATAACACCCATGATGCGCGTAATGGCCTGCGAATGGTCGTTGAGTTCGGCCATGCCATCCCTGAGCCGCAACGAGACCTCGTGCACATGACCAATGCTCTGCACGGCTTTTTCCACAATGCCCGCTCCGCTCAGGGCGCGGTCACGTGTCTGGCTGGCCGAGGCAGATGCCGTTGCGGCGCTGAGCGCCACCTCCTGCACGCTGGCGTTCATCTGGTTCATGGCTGTCGCGGCCTCTGCAAGCATCTGGGCAGAATGCACGGCCCCTTTGTCCGACTGCTCTATCTGGGCCGAGAGCTGGGTAGAGGCAGTGCTTACGGCCTGGGCAACCTGCTCCAGCCTTTCCGCAGCCTGGAGCATGGCAGCGGTTTTATCCTTTGCCTTGAGTTCGGCTTCAAGAGCTTCCGCCTGCGCCTGCTGGGCTTCACTGGCGGCCTTTCCGGCAAGACGGCTCTGCTCCTCGGCCTGACCGATAAATTCCTTGAGCTTCACAACCATTGCGCTTAAGGCCTGTTGCAGGGTCGCCACTTCATCGCGCCCGGTTGTTTCAAATTCTTCATCAAGGTTGCCCTGCGCCACAGCGCGGGCATGCCGGGTTATGCCCGCCAGCGGCCGGGTTATGGACACGACCATCACATACGAAAGCGGGCAGACCACCAGCAACAGAACCGCCAAAAAACCACCGCCATAGATCGCCAGCTTGCTGTGCAGGATGGAGCGCATGGTGGTGATGAGTCGGTTTTCGGCCTTGTCCACATTGTCGATATACACGCCCGTGCCAATCCAGAAGGGCGTGCCCGCGATAGCTTCCGC
This region of Desulfovibrio sp. genomic DNA includes:
- a CDS encoding methyl-accepting chemotaxis protein, producing the protein MRLIVKLGLSFFFITLVLLAMSGISIKNISAMNKRFIEIDTSLLPSLIELQEMHLKFWIIRSDVLALISQTSPSEIERYSSNITNTMDSIRENHDRYFAIVGESEDQHHVAAKELIEKIDVISRKLNTVRKEILAFVQCEERGEAINIFEKKYTPLFNSIEPLYEELMVLTKSDSKQVSAEAVSTGESAVKGAYALSAAAVFFSIIVSLVLSRSIKHQLGKDPGELQAVASRVAAGDYDIHDANSDSVGVYASIVAMVQALKTHIESAQRESLVAREQSAKATEALRQTEAANMEAQSKSEALKVAAARLQEVARIVSAATARLAAQIEQSDKGAQETSGRLGEAASAMQQMNATVQEVARNASVASQASTETRAKAENGSEIVKRSLRSIDQVHQASMTLKGDMAQLHGHTQNINRIMGVISDIADQTNLLALNAAIEAARAGDAGRGFAVVADEVRKLAEKTMASTHDVANAIKAIQSSATQSMDSVDRAARQIEEANTYASQSGAALSDIVATVEGTADQVNAIAAASEQQSAASDEVSRAITQISEMSRQTSAAMREAADAVAELAGQTQNLMDLMSSMQQ
- a CDS encoding methyl-accepting chemotaxis protein encodes the protein MLRNFSISQRIIFFVIIMIALIISIAGLSVRMTEGVIADGTALAKEMLLDSQRARIKDITHSQALGLAAMTQGQPEAEQLRTIAQYVDSARFEDDSSGYFYVYKGTVSAAHPLQKQLIGKDLASTADSRGVHYVSELYRAAQRGGGFVDFVFPKPGSGDVFKLGYAEAIAGTPFWIGTGVYIDNVDKAENRLITTMRSILHSKLAIYGGGFLAVLLLVVCPLSYVMVVSITRPLAGITRHARAVAQGNLDEEFETTGRDEVATLQQALSAMVVKLKEFIGQAEEQSRLAGKAASEAQQAQAEALEAELKAKDKTAAMLQAAERLEQVAQAVSTASTQLSAQIEQSDKGAVHSAQMLAEAATAMNQMNASVQEVALSAATASASASQTRDRALSGAGIVEKAVQSIGHVHEVSLRLRDGMAELNDHSQAITRIMGVISDIADQTNLLALNAAIEAARAGDAGRGFAVVADEVRKLAEKTLGSTQDVGNAIKAIQESTAKNVSDMDSAVGQVEQATDFANQSGKALEEIVATVEATASQVNAIAEASGQQSAASEEINHSIDDATQVAHQTAEAMNEAQKAVADLAVQARGLAELIVDMKN
- a CDS encoding methyl-accepting chemotaxis protein yields the protein MKLGAKLVLSFGSLIAVILVSSAVTMHNVGEMNGKVREIDEAWLPSVTAIQSMNVQLNSLRADLASIMSQTYADEIRKYEKNLQDSMDSIQRDQAAYLQLRSAAPGLESEEGKALMARIADLSQQESKAREGIIKGVLDGRRGVANVAFDKKYRPVFQELGETYGKVVHMNVTGSKAAAQSATDAGQKTRNMSIAITLAAVIISICITWMLTRSVGRQLGKDPGELAVIARRVANGDYDIDDGGAKTGVYADMVSMAQTLKENMAKAHHESENARQSALRAEEALRQAEAAGLEAQRKAEAMSAASAGLQQVAQVVSDASTRLAAHIEQSDKGACDTSLRLTEAASAIQQMNKTVHQVAQNAAAANAASLETRQKAEQGAEIVKRSLHSISEVHHVSLATKNDMAQLREHTQNINRIMNVISDIADQTNLLALNAAIEAARAGDAGRGFAVVADEVRKLAEKTMASTHDVANAITAIQDSAAKSMGSVDNVALQIEQANDFAQQSGQALTDIVVMVESTSDQVTAISSASEEQSAASDQVTSVIDQINDMSRQTASAMRAATEAVEDLAAQANGLSGLIAQMRAR
- a CDS encoding DMT family transporter, translated to MSTQGDTAPQGGMRRGNGTRYVLLAVLAVAFLATGGIFVRQSGLSPINTGMYRMLFSIPLLWPLAYGRLGRLSGRDVVLLLLSGLFLAGDVALWNTAFSYTTVANANLLTNLTPFTVIPVSYFLFHERLPRLFIPGAAVTLAGVVLLVGGKASPVPGNYFGDFLALAAAFFYAGFLLIAYRLRDRMESSVIMLGSAVGGLVGLFFASWAVEGLQIPRSWDDLWPILALTLCVQVIGHNMLTHCQGKLSVNLSAVICLCQPAIAAVYSWAIFTEKLSGLEVLGIAVVLAGVYIVKRQYTPSRDEAPGQGKRALAGCPL
- a CDS encoding MCP four helix bundle domain-containing protein — its product is MNLRARLILSFGSIIIIMLITSGLTIRNLTRMNAEIASINSTWIPVGTSIQSTYALLFSSRGDLSAITMLHDPKEIENYSAHMTGLLRRIGNSKKAFAIALENMPPSDRKQAIVDITAQIEAQSGQFVTMRKDLLAFIRAGKNEEAAQLLANSRAPFLRLADLYEQIASLSNEGANIAITSASSVSEQSIIFSSGLFLVAVFIGMAVILLLLRVVHSQLGKDLGEQDSIARRVAQGDYALDDDAAKRGVYASIIAMVQALKTHIENAQRESLAAQEQSAKATEALRQTEAANAEPKTRVKLYVQQLPNFRK
- a CDS encoding methyl-accepting chemotaxis protein, translated to MSTATARLATQIEQSDKGSQETTGRLSEAASAMQQMNATVQEVARNPSIASQASTEIRAKAENGAEIVKRSLHSIDQVHVASMTLKDDMALLREHTQNINRIMGVISDIADQTNLLALNAAIEAARAGEAGRGFAVVADEVRKLAEKTMASTQDVASAIQSSAAQSMDSVDRAAKQIEGANTYASLSGAALADIVATVESTADQVNAIAAASEEQSAASDEVSGAITQISEMARQTSEAMSEAAEAITNLSAQASNLMQLATVMNHD
- a CDS encoding PLP-dependent aminotransferase family protein — encoded protein: MISTGKDGSGPLYLQIYSQLKQDIACGALAEGTVLTGSRMLASMLGVSRNTVDNAYSQLVAEGYIAARRGVGFVVQHVPSIDAPAASPGHAAPQTTQRPSQLETFAHGQPLIYDLTNSSHTVDLFPKSLWKKYTFECLEMLEREEKISALQVMQGEPYLRKNLLAYLKRIRGVNCTEDQIVITCGLQQSLEYLCKIAAQRGQKILMEEPGFNKAAAVFRNNHLPIETVPVDDNGLKVADLPHRPQAFAIYTTPSHQFPTGVTLPIGRRHALLRWAQSNNVYVLEDDFDSEMRYYSKPIPSLQSIDTEARVIYLGTFSKGISPSIRMGYMILPPQLAAAFHEMFDEYNSTVPVLNQYIIGRLLETGQYDRHIRRLSHVFKNRLELFIQEFSRLGSGLRITGNGTGQYFLLRFFAGTDQKLLIKKALEQGVRVYPTMQFWQDKAECPPDTLFLGFGKIRLEDIPDCVTRLKIAWAEWLH